Within the Anaerotignum faecicola genome, the region CATCCGCCTGTGCCAGTCGTTCTGCCAGCTCCTGCGCCGCCTGTGCCGCTTCCTCCTGCGCCGCACCTGTCAGCAGAATACTGAAAAATGCGGAAAACGGCGGATAGCCCATCATCTGCCGCATGAGCATTTCTTCCTCATAAAAGCCTTCATAATCCTGCTTCGCGGCATACTGCACCGCATAGTGCTGTGGCTGATAGGTCTGGAGAAACACGCGCCCTCTGTCATCCCTTCTGCCGGCACGTCCTGCCGCCTGCAGCATCAGCCGAAAGCCCGTTTCCGCCGCCGTAAAGCTGTCCGCATTTAAGGATAAATCCGCCGCCATAATGCCCACCAGCGTCACATTGGGGTAATCATGCCCCTTGGCAATCATCTGCGTCCCAATCAGAATATCCGCCTCTCCTGCCGCAAATGCCGCAAGAATTTTTTCATGGCTGTGCTTTGTCAGCGTGGTATCCAAATCCATCCGCAGAATCCTTGCTTCCGGAAACAGCTTTCCTGCTTCCTCCTCTATTTTCTGTGTCCCTGTGCCGAAATAACGAATATACTTCGAGCCACAGACAGGGCAGACCTTCGGCAAAGGGGCTCTCCTGCCGCAATAATGGCAAGCCAGCGCATGCTCCTTCGCATGATAGGTATAGGTTAAATCACATTCCGGGCATTTCATCACATGCCCACAGCTACGGCAGGAAACAAAGGTTGCATATCCTCTGCGGTTCAAAAAGAGCATGGTCTGCTCGCCCTTCTCCAGATTCCTGCGGATTTCCGCCTGCAATGCTCTGCCGAACGCAGAACGGTTGCCCTCTGCCAGCTCCTTTCGCATATCCGTCACAAGCATCCGCGGCAGAACGCCGCCGCCCGTCCGCTCCTTTAATTCCAGCAGCAGAAATTCTCCCTGTTTTGCTTTGTAATAGCTGATGAAATCGGGCGTTGCCGTCCCCATCAGAAAGAGCGCACCATAGCGTTTTGCCAGTGCCGCCGCAACGTCCTTTGTGTCATATTTCGGGGTAATATCGGAAACATAGCTGTTCTCGTGTGCCTCATCCATGATAATTGCGCCAACCTTCGGAAACGGCAGAAACAAAGCCGACCGTGCGCCTATCACAACCGAAATTTCGCCATCCCTTGCCTTTTTCCACTGGTCAACTCTCTCCCCCATGGAAAGGCGGCTGTGCGTCACGCTGACTGCATCCCCAAAGCGGGAAACGAACCGCTCCGCAAGCAAAGGGGTTAAGGCAATCTCCGGCACAAGTACAATCGCCTGCTCGCCCCTCGCCAGAACCTCCGCAATGATCTGCATATAAATCTCCGTTTTGCCGCTGCCCGTCACGCCATGCAGAAGTACAGGCTTTTTTTCTTCCTGCTCCAATTCCCGATGCAAAGCAGAAAGCGCCGCCGCCTGCTCTGCCGTCGGGGTAAAGGGCTGTGTCCGTTCCACCGTATCCGCATCAAAGACATTTCGCCGTTCCGTCTGCCTCCGTTCCCGCAGGATGCCCTTTTTCAGCAGGGTTTTAATGGGAGAATCCGTAATGCCGAGGGCTTCCTTCAGCTCTGCGGCAGTTGCTTCTCTGCCGTTTGCAAGGTACTCCAGCAGCAGCCTTTGCCCCTCCAGACGCTTCTCCTTCTCCGCCTTTTTCCATGCCGCTTCCAGAAGGGGATGGTCTCTGTCCAGAGAATAGAGCCGTTTTTCGTTTTTGTATTCACTGCGGTGCAGCTCCTGCTTCAGCGCAAGCAGCCCCTTTCCCTCTGCCTTCCGCAGAAATGTCAGGCAATCTCCGCCGAATTCTGCCTGTACCTCCTCCAAGGGAATTTCCCTTCGTTCCCCGAATAATGCAAGCAGCGCCGTTTCCTTCGGGGTCAGCTTCGTTTCAGCATCAAGCGATTTTCGGCTGACTGTCCAGCTGCTTTTTGTGCGGATGCCAGGCGGCATAATTGCCTGCAGGCATTGGTTCAGCGTGCAGAAATAGCGTTCCTTCATCCATTCCGCCAAATCCAGAAGGGCAGGGGTAAAGGTTGGTCTGCCCTCATCCAGAACCTCAAGAAGCTCCTTGATTTTATCCGCAGGCACCTCTGTTTTTTCGGAAAGAGAAATGACATAGCCCTCCGCCTTTTTGTTGCGGCTGCCAAATGGCACAATCACCCTTACACCGATTTCCACTGCCATCCCTTCGGGAATCCGATAATCAAACAGCTTATCCATTTCCGGCTGATTCAGCCCAACAATCACCTTCGCATACATCACTTCTCACCTCCCTACAAAAACAGCCCGTAAAAACGGGCTATTTTCCTTACATATTATTCTTTCTCGGTTTCCTCTGCCATGCTTGCAAAATCAACCTCTGCCAGTGCAACCTCTTTGTCCTCTTCCTCAGGCTTGCCCTCGCGGATTTTCAGCTTTCCTTCGTAAATTTCATTGACTGCGATGGAAACGGGCTTATCCACCTCAATATGGTCAATCATGGGCTGCTGATGATCTACCAGCTGTCTTGCTCTTTTTGCCGCCGCAATCACGATGGTATATCTGCTGGCAATGGTAATATCCTCGGAATCCTGTGTGATAACCTCCAGAATATCGGAATAAGAAGGTCTTAACATATTACATCTCTCCTTTGAAAATCTTTTTGATATTTTTATTTCTGCTGCATTTCATCTTTTCTGCCGCAACGATAGTCAGCATATCCTCAGTTGCCTGCTCTACGGTGTCATTGATGACCAGATAATCGTATTCCTCTACCAGCTCCATCTCCTCCAATGCGCGGCGCAATCGTTTGTTGATGGTTTCTTTATCCTCGGTGCCGCGTTTGGTCAGGCGGTTGCCCAGCTCCTCCAGATTGGGCGGAACCATGAAAATCAGCACGCCTTCGGGGTAAATTTTCTTTACCTGCAGCGCACCCTGTACCTCAATCTCCAGAATGACATTATTGCCTGCCATCAGCTGTTCTGTTACATATTTTCTGGGTGTGCCGTAATAATTGCCGCAGAATTCCGCCCATTCCAGAAGCTCCTTGCGGTCGCGCATTTTCTCAAATTCCTCTCTGGTATGGAAGAAATAATGCACCCCGTCCTTCTCATATTCTCTGGGCTTTCTTGTTGTTGCGGAAATGGAAAGCGAAAAATTGTTCTTCTCGCAAAGACGCTCTACAATCGTCCCTTTGCCGGAACCAGAAGGACCGGAGATAATCAATAAAATACCCTGTTTATTCATGTGTATTTCCCCTTTATCCTATAAATAGCCTTTCTTTTTTATTGCGAAAAAAGGCTGTTACTCCAAATTTTGAATCTGTTCTCTGATTTTTTCGATTTCACTTTTCAGTTCAATCGTGGCCTTTACAATCTGAATATCATTCGCCTTGGATGCGATGGTATTGGATTCTCTGTTCATTTCCTGAATCAGAAAGTCCAGCTTACGTCCTACCTGTCCGCCACCATCCAGAATATCCTTCAGTTGAATCAGATGGCTTTCCAGTCTGGTCACTTCCTCATCCACGCAGCCGCGGTCTGCAAAAACCGCAACCTCTGTCGCAATGCGCTGTGGATCAACATCAACGCCGCCCAGCAAATCCTTCAGGCGGTTATTCAGCTTTTCCTGATATTCCACAACCACCAGAGGGGAGCGTTCCTTCACCTCTGCCACAAGCGTCCTGATGCGTTCGCCCTTCAAAAGGATATCCTTTTTCAGATTTTCGCCCTCAACGGTACGCATGGCAACGAATTTTTCCACTGCCTCATCCAGTGCAGGCACCAATGCCTCCCAGATGACTTCTTCCTCCTGCTGTGCCTTCTCCACCGTAATCACATCGGGGAATTTTGCCGCCAGCTCCAGCTTATTTTCGCTGTAGATGCCGAATTTTTCTTCTATCAGCTTCAGCTTTTCGATATATGCCGCCGCCAGTGCTTCGTTCAGCTTTACCTCCACATCCGCTGCGGAAAAGGTTTCAAAGCTGATATACACATCAGTCTTGCCGCGAAATACCTCATGCATGATTCTTTTTTTGATTTTATCCTCCAGACCTGCCAGAGAACGGGGCAGCTTAATCGTCATGTCATTATAACGATGGTTTACGGATTTCATTTCCACCGTAAACTTTCTTTCCTCTGCGATATGCTCGCCGCGTCCATAGCCTGTCATGCTTCTTACACTTGCACTCATGTTTCGGTTCCTTTCTATGCTTCGTTCCAAAAATCGTTGTTTTATTATACATAAGTGTTTGCCAAATAGCAAGGAAAACCGCAAATTGTATCCACTATTTTTAATCATTTTTTAATATTTCCTTCATTTTAGAATTTTTTTGCAAATCCTACTGCTTTTCTTGGTAATCCGTTTGAAAAAATAATGCAAAAAAGAAAATCCTATGTTAAAATTATGAATTAACCAAATGTATTCAAGGAGGTGTTCCTTATGGCACTGGACGGCATTACAACCTCTGCCATCGTATCAGAACTCAAAGCAGCCCTTTTAGGCGGGCGTATCGATAAAATCCATCAGCCCCTTGCGGATGAAATTCGTATGTCAATTCGTGGGCTTGGCAGCGGCGCAAAGAAAATCATCATTTCCGCCAACTCTGCCCATCCCCGTATCCACCTGACCGAAAGCAGCCGCGAAAACCCTATGACCGCGCCCTTATTCTGCATGGTCATGCGCAAGCATATCGCGGGCGGCAAAATTATAGATATTGTGCAGCCGAATTTCGAGCGTATCATCATCCTCAGGATTGAATCCGCCAATGAAATGGGTGATATCACTACAAAAAATCTGATTCTGGAAATCATGGGCAAGCACAGCAACCTTATCCTGACCGATGAAACCGGCAAAATTCTGGATTCCATCAAGCGTGTCACCCATGAGAAAAGCTCTGTCCGAGAGGTACTCCCCGGCAAGGAATATGTTTTCCCCCCTTCGCAGGATAAGAAAAACCCCCTCCTTGCCGAACAGGCGGATTTCCTCTTTTCCCTGCATTTGCAGGAAGGCAGAAGGCTGCAGGAATTTCTTTATCAAACCTACACCGGCATCAGCCCTGTCATGGCAGGCGAAATCTGCACCCGTGCAGGGTTGGATGCTTCGGATTCCTGTCAGGAAACCACATTGGAAAACAGTGAACGGCTCTTTGCCGCCTTTGAAAAAACCATGCAGGAGGTCAAAGCGGCGGACTTCTGCCCTGCCATTTATTATCAGAAGGAAAATAATCGCATTGTCGATTTTGCCGTTCTGAAAATGCAGCAATTTCAAGGCCTTGCCGCAAAGCCCTTTCCTTCCGTTTCTGCCCTTCTGGAGGGCTTTTATCAGGAGCGGGATAATGCGGCACATATCCGCCAGAAGGCGCAGGATATGCGAAAGCTGGTAACCAATCATATCGAACGCTGTGTGAAGAAAAAGGAAATTCAGCTAAAAACACGCCGCGAAACAAAGGGCATGGATTTATGGAAGAAAAAGGGCGAGCTCCTGACTGCCAATATCTATGCCGTTCCGCAGGGCGTAACAACCTTCAAAACCATTGATTATTACGAGGAGTCCATGCCCGAAATCGAAATTGCCATTGACCCCGCAAAAACACCTGCGGAAAATGCGCAGAAATATTTTGCAAAATACAACAAGGCAAAGCGTACCCTTGCGGCACTGGAAATACAGGAAAAACAGAATAACGAGGAGCTGGCGTATCTGGAAAGCGTCCTCAACGCACTGGAAAACGCCAAGGAGGATGCCGATCTTTCCGAAATCCGCACAGAATTAGCGGAAAGCGGCTTCATCCGCAGGCAGGCACAGAAAAAAGGACAGCCGAAGCCGAAAAGGGCAAAGCCCCTGCGTTATATTTCCTCCGATGGGTATGAAATTCTGGTCGGGAAAAGCAATCTGCAAAATGACGAGCTGACGCTGCGCACCGCCGAGCCGACAGACCTCTGGATGCACACGAAGGATATCCCCGGCTCCCATGTCATCATCCGCACCAACGGGCAAAGCGAGCTGCCCGAAGCCACGATGGAGGAAGCTGCAAACCTTGCCGCCTTCTACAGTAAAGCGAAAAACAGCAGCATGGTTCCTGTGGATTATACCCAAAGAAAAAATATCAAAAAACCAAACGGGGCAAAGCCGGGCATGGTGATTTATCTGACGAATAAAACCATTTACATCACCCCCGACGAAGCCCGTATCCAACAAATGAAAAATGAATAAATAAGATACCTTCAGAAAGGAGCATGATTTATGGCAAAAGCCTTTCGTTACGCACTCAAGCACAGCCTTCCCATCCTCATCAGCTATATCCCCGTTGCCCTTGCTTACGGGGTACTGATGCAGAACTGCGGCTATAATTTCGTCTGGACAGGCGCATGCAGCATTTTCGTTCTGGCAGGCTCTCTGCAATATCTGATGGTGACCTTCTTCGCCGGCGGCGTTTCGCTTCTGACCGTTGCGATTATGTCACTCCTGCTCAACAGCCGTCATATTTTCTATGGGCTGTCCTTCATCGAAAAATTCCGTACCTTCGGTCCTTGGAAATATTTTCTCATCTATTCCCTGACGGATGAAAATTATTCCCTCCACTGTTCGCATCATTTCGAGTCGGATGTCAATGAAAAATGGGCGTATGTGCTGACGGCGTTTCTGTCCATCTCCTATTGGATTATCCTGAGCATCATCGGTGCGCTGATTGGGAGCATGCTTCCCTTCAACACCACAGGCATTGATTTTGCGCTGACCGCCCTTTTCATCGTTATCCTGATAGAGCAGATACTTGGCGCGGATAACCGCCTGCCGGCATGGCTTGCCTTTGTTTCCGCCATCGTCTGTCTGCTTATCTTCGGGCCAAGCAATTTCATTCTGCCTTCGCTGGTGATTACCGTTGCTCTTTTAAGCATCCTGCGTCACCGTATCGAGCCTGTAAAAGCTGTAAAAGAAGAAAAGGAGGAAGCGTAAATGGTTTTAACTACAATGCAATCTATTGCAATCATTGCCGTCTGCGGCATCTGCACCCTTCTGGAGCGTGCCCTGCCCTTCCTCATTTTCAGCGGCAGAGCCGTTCCAGAGCCTGTACGCTATCTGGGGCGTGTGCTTCCGATGGCAATTATGGCAACCCTTGTCATTTATTGTCTGAAGGGCATTTCTTTTTCCTCTGCGGCAGGCTTTGCGCCGCTCTTGATTGCCTCCGCGGTAACAGCCATTCTGCACCTCTGGAAAAGAAGCACTCTCATCAGCATTTTCTGCGGCACTGTCTGCTATATGGTTCTGGTGCAGCTTGTATTTGCATAATACTACATAATTTTAACAGAAAAACCCTCCGTATTTTTTCCATACGAAGGGTTCTTTTTTTGCAATTTTTTAATTATAATTTTTTGATTATAATTTTAAAATTCTGTTTCCGTGATAGGTGCTTCGGCTGCATCTGCCGCTTCTGCTGTCTGCGGGGCAGCCTGATTCTGCTCCAGTCCATAATGCACGCGCACCAGATGGTCGATTTCCGCGCACATTTCGGGATGCTCGCGCAGGAACTGCTTTGCGTTTTCACGCCCTTGCCCGATACGGGTTTCCTTATAGGCATACCATGCGCCGCTCTTGTTTACGATATCCACATCTGCCGCCAGATCCAGAATATCCCCCTCCTTGGAGATGCCCTTGCCGTAGATAATATCAAACTCTGCCGTTCTGAAGGGAGGTGCTACCTTGTTTTTCGCAACCTTTACCTTTGTGCGGTTGCCGACAATTTCCGTTCCCTGCTTCAGCACATCCGCCTTTCTGATTTCCATACGGATAGAGGAATAGAATTTCAGTGCGCGGCCGCCCGTTGTGGTTTCGGGATTGCCGAAGGTTACGCCGATTTTCTCACGCAGCTGGTTGATGAAAACAACCGTACAATTCGATTTATTGGTAATACCTGTCAGCTTTCTCAATGCCTGGCTCATCAGTCTTGCCTGCAAGCCCATGTGGGAATCACCCATTTCGCCCTCGATTTCCGCACGGGGCACCAATGCCGCTACGGAGTCCACAATCACAATATCAATCGCACCGCTGCGTACCATCGTTTCGGTGATTTCCAACGCCTGTTCGCCGTCATCCGGCTGAGAAATATAGAGGTTATCAATATCAACCCCCAGTGCCTTTGCATAAGTGGGGTCCATCGCATGCTCCGCATCCACATACCCTGCAATGCCGCCGCGCTTCTGCACCTCTGCCACCATGTGCAGGGCAACCGTTGTCTTACCGGAGGATTCAGGGCCATAAACCTCAACGATTCTGCCCTTCGGCAGACCGCCAACCCCCAACGCCAAATCCAGGCTCAGAGAGCCGGTCGGCACAACCTCAACCGCCATTTTTGCATTATTATCCCCCAGCTTCATTACCGCACCCTTGCCAAACTGCTTCTCAATCTGGCTTAGTGCCGCATCCAGTGCCTTTTGCTTATCTTCAAATTTTACATCTTCCTTTTGTGCCTTTGCCGCCATTTTATTTCCACCTTTCCAAACCCTATCGGATTCTGTTTATATTCACGAATATTTGTTCTCTTTTTTTCCATTCTATTCGATTTTGTTCGCCTTGTCAACGGCTATTTTCTCTCCTGCACAGGCTTTTCCGCCAAAGCCATTGCCGCAAAAATCACCGCACACCCCAGATATCCCCTGAAGTGCATCCGTTCGCCGTATAAAATCGCAGAAAATACCGCCGCAAAAATAGATTCCGTTGTAATGATGATTGCCGCCTTGTTCGGCGCAGTGCTTTGCTGTCCGATGCTTTGCAGCACAAAATAAAGCGCGGTGCAAAATGCCCCTGCGTAGAAAAAGTTTCCGAAGGCAGGCAATGTCAGAGGCGGCATATCCCATCCCGTAAACATCAGAATCACCGTCATCACCGCAAGGGTCGAAAGATTCTCCACAATCGCAATATGCACAGAATCGCAGTCCTTTGTCAGATTCCCCAGAAACGCCATTTGCAGCGAAAACGCCACCGCCGCCAAGAGTGACAGCCCTGCCCCGAAATCCAGACGAAAATCCGCCGTCAGAGAAAGGCAGCAAACGCCAAAGAGCGTCATCCCCGCCGCCAGAAAGCAGTTCCGATTCGGCTTCTGCCTGAACACACCCCAGCAGACAAACGGCACAATGACCGCAGGAATATTCACCAGAAACGCATTGACCGATGGCGTGGTGTATTGCAGCCCAACCGTCATCAGAAGAAACATTGCCGCAAGCAGTGCCCCCAAAATACTGCCGACCCTCCATTCCTCTTTGGTAATTCGTTTCAGCCGTTTGCAATAAACCAGACACATGCAGACGGATGCCGTCAGAAAACGCCCGAAAATCACCTGAAATGGGTCATATCCCCAATCCAGAAGATATTTCAGGCTGATAAAGCCGCCGCCGCCGATAAATGCCGCCAGAAGCAGCAGCCAATCTCCCTTATGCTTCATCATTGATTACCTTCCTCAGCCGGTTCAGCGCAGTATATGCCGCACGTTCTCTGATTTTGTTCCGCTTCCCGACAAAATGGCAGGTGTACACCTCCGTTTTTCCTTTATAAGCAATCGCAATATAAACCAGACCGACCGGCTTGCCCTCGCTGCTTTCCGGACCTGCAACGCCCGTAGTTGCCACGCCGATGTCTGCGCCGCTTGTTCTCGCAATGCCCTCCGCCATTTCCTTCGCCGTTTCCTCGCTGACTGCGCCGTATTTCTCCAGTGTTTCCGCCTTTACGCCGAGTCTGTGCATTTTCGCCTCATTGGAATAGGTCACACAGCCCTCCACAAGTGCCGCAGAAATTCCCGGATATTCCACCAGATTAGACGCAATCATACCGCCGGTGCAGGATTCCGCCACCGCTAACGTGAGTTGCTTTTGCAACAGCTGTTCTGCCACAACGGTTTCCAAATCGGTTTCGCCCTCGCCATAGACCGCATCGCCCAATCTTTCCTTCAATACCGCCGCAACAGGGTCAATCAGTCGATTTGCTTCCTCCTCGTCCCTTGCCTTTGCCGTAATGCGCAGAATTGCCTCGCCATCCTTCGCATAGGGCGCAATCGTCGGGTTGGTCTGCGCATCAATGATATCCTTTACCCTTTCCTCCATGGCACTCTCGCCCACCTCTGCCACGCGCAGAATACGGGAAACAAAGGTAAATTCCTGCTTCTTCGCCAGATAAGGCTTCACCTGATTTTGGAACATGGGAATCGTTTCTCTCGGAGGGCCGGGCAGCATCACAATCATCTTTCCGTTCTTCTCCATAATAATCCCCGGTGCCGTGCCGTTATCGTTATACAGCACAATCCCGTTTTTCTCCGGCACCATTGCCTGCTTCACGTTGTTTTCCGTCATCACTCTGCCTGTGCGGTCAAAATATTTCCGAATTCTGCCCAATGCTCTTTCATCCAGAATCAGCCTTTCCCCGAAATATTCCGCCGCCGTTTCCTTCGTCAGGTCATCCTCTGTCGGCCCTAAGCCGCCTGTTGTAATAATCAAATCCGCTCTGGAAAAGGCATGAAAAATCGTATCCTTTAAACGCTGTGGGTTATCCCCAACAACCGTCTGATAATATACCTCTATCCCCAGATTGGCCAGCTCCTGCGCCAGAAACTGTGCATTTGTATTCAAAATATCCCCCAACAGCAGCTCCGTGCCAACTGCAAGAATCTCTGCCTTCATGTTTCTTCCTCCTTTGTGTCTTTTCCTCTATTGTACCGTTTTTATCATCGGATTCCAATATTCCGAAATAAAAAAGAGAGCCTTTTCAAACAAAGCGCTCTCTTTCATTTTTCTCTTAGCCCATCAGAACCTGCTTATTCTTAATGATATAATCCGCGCCGGAGAAAATCGTAAAGAATACCGCCAGAATCACCAGAAGCTTTTCCAGAACAGGCATGCACGCAAACGGCAGATTCAGCAGCAGCACAGGAATCATAATCATCTGCGTGGTGGTTTTCACCTTCCCCCACCAGCTTGCCGCCATCACGATATTCGCCTCCATCGCAAGGGTACGGAAGCCTGTAATGGCAAATTCTCTTGCCAAAATCACGATAACGACCCATGCCGCCAAGTCCTTTAAGGCAACCATGGAAACCAATGCAGACATCACCAACAGCTTGTCCGCAAGAGGGTCCATAAATTTCCCGAAGTTGGAAACCATGTTGTATTTTCTTGCAATCTTGCCATCCAGCATATCCGTTAAGGATGCCACGATAAAAATAATCACTGCAATATATCTGTTCATTGGCTCAGGTGCCAGAAACAGCACCAGCAAGAATGCCGGAATCATAACCACACGCAGCATGGTCAGCTTATTCGCCAAATTCATATCCATAAACCACATCTCCCATCAAATCATAATCGCCTGCTTCTCGAATCCTTACCGTTACAAAATCACCGGAATACAGCTCCTCCTCCGAGGAAACAAATACCAAGCCGTCAATTTCGGGGGCATCCCTTCTTGTTCTGCCACAGAAAATATTTTCTTCAGGCAGCTTGCCCTCAATCAGCACCTCCATCACCTTGCCGACCTCTTTTTCACAAAGCGCAGCCGCAATGGATTTCTGTATATCCATGATGATATCCCTGCGTTCTTCCTTCGTTTCCTCCGGAATCTGGTTTTCCATTTCCGCCGCAACCGTGCCTTCCTCCTGCGAATAGGAGAACACACCCAGACGGTCGAATTTCATTTCCTGCACGAAGCTCTGCAAATCCGCAAATTCTTCCTCTGTCTCCCCGGGGAACCCGACAATCAGCGTGGTGCGGATGGCAATATCGGGCATAGCCGCTCTCAGCCTTGCCACCTTCTCCCGAATGAGTGCCTGACTGCTCTTTCTGCCCATGCGCTTCAGTACGGCATCATTCCCATGCTGAATCGGCATATCAATATAATGACAAACCTTTTCACAGCTTGCCATTGCCTCAATGGTTTCCTCTGTCAGCGTTTCGGGATACGCATACAGCAGGCGAATCCACTCCAGCCCCTCAATAGCATTCAGCCGCCGCAGAAGCTCATCCAGCATCGGCTTGCCGTATAAATCTCTGCCGTAGATCGAGGTATCCTGTGCAACAATTACCAATTCCTTCACGCCCTGCTGTGCCAAAAGGGTTGCTTCCTCCACAAGGCTTTCCAGCTCTCTGCTACGGTGTCTGCCACGCATTTGCGGAATCACACAATAGGTGCAACGGTTGTCGCAGCCCTCAGAAATTTTCAGATACGCAAAATATGGTGCGGTCGAAAGCACACGCAGCTTGCCGTTTCCATCCTGCATAGCAAGGTCAATGCTTTCCAGCTGCTTCACCTGCTCCTTGCCGCCCAGAATTTCATCCGCAACTTCCGCGATGGATTCGTACGCCGTTGTACCGATAATGGCATCCACCTCCGGCAATTCATCAAAAAATTCCTTTTCATATCTCTGCCCTAAGCAGCCTGCCACAATCAATCCCTTGCAGTTCCCCACATCAGGGTTCTTATATTGGGACATCTCCAGAATGGTTTCAATGCTTTCTTCCAAAGCATCCTTGATAAAGCAGCAGGTATTCACCACGATGATATCCGCCTCTGCCTCATCCGCTACCGCTGTGTAGCCGTTTTTCTGCAAAATCCCCAGCATAACCTCACTGTCAACTCTATTCTTATCGCACCCCAAAGAGGTGAATGCGATTTTTCTGCTCATTGTATTCCTCCTTAAAATCTTCTCTTTTTTCCATCATTATATTTTACTATAAAACCGGGAAAATTGCTATATTTCCGCAAAATTCTTTTTCCCTCTTTCTGCCAAAGAAAAACCCCCGAAAATATCGAGGGTTGCTTCTCTTATTCTGCTGTTTCGTATTCCTGCAAAAGTCCTTCCAGTAGGTCTGTTGCTTTTGTTTTCTCCTTTCCCGTAACCATGTAGGCGGTATCTCTGAAATCAATGCGTCCTCCCTCCCAGCAGGCGAGCGACTCATACCGTCCTTCCGTTTCGCTGTCGTACCGAATCATCATTGTATAATACGGTTCCTGTTCCTGCCTGTCGGAAAAGAACTTCTCCCATGGCATCATTTTTCTGACCTCTATTTCACCCAACGCATCCAATGCCTTCTGCATCCGTTCCTTCTCTCTGATTTCTGCCCCACTCACATAGCCTGTATCATTTTTTATCTCCATCATCTGCACACGGCAAACCACAAAATTCTCAAGGGAAATTTCCCCCTCCTCGGAAAGCGGTTTGCTCCGAAAAGAAACTGCCATCCAGATAACCACGATTACAACCAAGCATACAATACCCTTCAAAGCACCT harbors:
- a CDS encoding DMT family transporter, translated to MMKHKGDWLLLLAAFIGGGGFISLKYLLDWGYDPFQVIFGRFLTASVCMCLVYCKRLKRITKEEWRVGSILGALLAAMFLLMTVGLQYTTPSVNAFLVNIPAVIVPFVCWGVFRQKPNRNCFLAAGMTLFGVCCLSLTADFRLDFGAGLSLLAAVAFSLQMAFLGNLTKDCDSVHIAIVENLSTLAVMTVILMFTGWDMPPLTLPAFGNFFYAGAFCTALYFVLQSIGQQSTAPNKAAIIITTESIFAAVFSAILYGERMHFRGYLGCAVIFAAMALAEKPVQERK
- the recA gene encoding recombinase RecA translates to MAAKAQKEDVKFEDKQKALDAALSQIEKQFGKGAVMKLGDNNAKMAVEVVPTGSLSLDLALGVGGLPKGRIVEVYGPESSGKTTVALHMVAEVQKRGGIAGYVDAEHAMDPTYAKALGVDIDNLYISQPDDGEQALEITETMVRSGAIDIVIVDSVAALVPRAEIEGEMGDSHMGLQARLMSQALRKLTGITNKSNCTVVFINQLREKIGVTFGNPETTTGGRALKFYSSIRMEIRKADVLKQGTEIVGNRTKVKVAKNKVAPPFRTAEFDIIYGKGISKEGDILDLAADVDIVNKSGAWYAYKETRIGQGRENAKQFLREHPEMCAEIDHLVRVHYGLEQNQAAPQTAEAADAAEAPITETEF
- a CDS encoding competence/damage-inducible protein A encodes the protein MKAEILAVGTELLLGDILNTNAQFLAQELANLGIEVYYQTVVGDNPQRLKDTIFHAFSRADLIITTGGLGPTEDDLTKETAAEYFGERLILDERALGRIRKYFDRTGRVMTENNVKQAMVPEKNGIVLYNDNGTAPGIIMEKNGKMIVMLPGPPRETIPMFQNQVKPYLAKKQEFTFVSRILRVAEVGESAMEERVKDIIDAQTNPTIAPYAKDGEAILRITAKARDEEEANRLIDPVAAVLKERLGDAVYGEGETDLETVVAEQLLQKQLTLAVAESCTGGMIASNLVEYPGISAALVEGCVTYSNEAKMHRLGVKAETLEKYGAVSEETAKEMAEGIARTSGADIGVATTGVAGPESSEGKPVGLVYIAIAYKGKTEVYTCHFVGKRNKIRERAAYTALNRLRKVINDEA
- the rimO gene encoding 30S ribosomal protein S12 methylthiotransferase RimO, producing the protein MSRKIAFTSLGCDKNRVDSEVMLGILQKNGYTAVADEAEADIIVVNTCCFIKDALEESIETILEMSQYKNPDVGNCKGLIVAGCLGQRYEKEFFDELPEVDAIIGTTAYESIAEVADEILGGKEQVKQLESIDLAMQDGNGKLRVLSTAPYFAYLKISEGCDNRCTYCVIPQMRGRHRSRELESLVEEATLLAQQGVKELVIVAQDTSIYGRDLYGKPMLDELLRRLNAIEGLEWIRLLYAYPETLTEETIEAMASCEKVCHYIDMPIQHGNDAVLKRMGRKSSQALIREKVARLRAAMPDIAIRTTLIVGFPGETEEEFADLQSFVQEMKFDRLGVFSYSQEEGTVAAEMENQIPEETKEERRDIIMDIQKSIAAALCEKEVGKVMEVLIEGKLPEENIFCGRTRRDAPEIDGLVFVSSEEELYSGDFVTVRIREAGDYDLMGDVVYGYEFGE
- the pgsA gene encoding CDP-diacylglycerol--glycerol-3-phosphate 3-phosphatidyltransferase, whose translation is MNLANKLTMLRVVMIPAFLLVLFLAPEPMNRYIAVIIFIVASLTDMLDGKIARKYNMVSNFGKFMDPLADKLLVMSALVSMVALKDLAAWVVIVILAREFAITGFRTLAMEANIVMAASWWGKVKTTTQMIMIPVLLLNLPFACMPVLEKLLVILAVFFTIFSGADYIIKNKQVLMG